One genomic segment of Catalinimonas alkaloidigena includes these proteins:
- a CDS encoding tetratricopeptide repeat protein, with product MSRCMGENYKRREDGNQLAAWFEEQKQNNATQFFDLNVYIDLIDHYLQTDDNSKALDVCHMGTEQYPYSAELLMNKAQILTNLEEYEEALEAIDKASNLQPNDTEILMLKGNILTYSGRHQEAIHEFEHLLSFSAEKDEIYYNMGLVYQNAAEYGKAIDCYKQAIEQNIHHEDAMYELAFCLDMTGELEDSLGYYERFINQDPYSQHAWYNMGIVYNKLGEYDKAVQAYEYAVAIDEQFSSAYFNLGNARMNLKQYQKAVDAYLQTHKIEGASPETYCYLGGAYEKLNQYEKAIKYYHKSAKLDYLYDEAWFGIGSSLSKQQKWMEAVHFFNKAIKINGDNAQYWLKLAEAEYQVGNIVSCMDAYQEASLIDPENVEVWLDWSNVYYEQGDYEKALELIIDGIDELPEQVDLYYYATAYLICAGKFREAFNFLENALTLDFDRHEILYEFFPRLETQKALFKIIDQYRK from the coding sequence ATGTCAAGATGTATGGGAGAAAACTATAAAAGAAGAGAGGATGGTAATCAGCTGGCGGCGTGGTTTGAGGAGCAGAAGCAGAACAATGCCACGCAGTTTTTTGACTTAAATGTTTATATTGACCTTATTGACCACTATCTGCAGACAGACGATAATTCAAAAGCGTTGGACGTCTGTCATATGGGAACTGAACAATATCCCTACTCTGCTGAGCTACTCATGAACAAAGCTCAGATTCTTACCAATCTGGAAGAGTACGAAGAAGCCTTGGAGGCAATAGACAAAGCTTCTAACCTTCAGCCTAATGATACTGAGATACTAATGCTTAAAGGTAATATCCTTACCTACTCAGGGAGACATCAGGAAGCCATCCATGAATTTGAACATTTACTCAGCTTCAGTGCTGAGAAAGATGAGATATATTACAACATGGGGCTTGTCTATCAAAACGCTGCGGAATATGGTAAGGCGATAGATTGTTATAAACAGGCTATTGAACAAAATATTCATCATGAAGATGCTATGTATGAGCTGGCGTTCTGCCTTGATATGACTGGTGAACTGGAAGATAGTCTGGGGTACTACGAACGGTTCATTAACCAGGACCCCTACTCTCAGCATGCCTGGTACAATATGGGAATTGTATATAATAAGCTGGGTGAATATGATAAGGCAGTACAGGCTTATGAGTATGCCGTAGCCATTGACGAGCAGTTTTCATCTGCTTATTTCAATTTGGGTAATGCTCGGATGAACCTTAAGCAGTATCAAAAAGCGGTAGACGCTTATCTGCAAACCCATAAAATTGAAGGAGCCAGTCCCGAAACTTACTGTTATTTAGGAGGAGCTTACGAAAAGCTTAATCAGTACGAAAAAGCAATCAAATATTACCATAAGTCTGCTAAGCTGGACTATCTGTACGATGAAGCTTGGTTCGGCATAGGGTCGTCACTCAGCAAGCAGCAAAAATGGATGGAAGCAGTACATTTCTTCAATAAGGCTATCAAAATCAATGGTGATAATGCGCAGTACTGGCTGAAACTGGCTGAAGCTGAATATCAGGTGGGAAATATTGTCTCTTGTATGGATGCCTATCAGGAGGCTAGCCTGATAGACCCTGAAAACGTAGAAGTATGGCTGGACTGGTCTAATGTATATTATGAACAGGGAGATTATGAAAAAGCCTTAGAGCTAATAATTGACGGGATAGATGAGCTCCCAGAACAGGTAGATCTCTACTATTATGCTACCGCTTACCTTATTTGTGCCGGTAAATTCCGCGAAGCGTTTAATTTTCTGGAAAATGCTTTAACTTTGGATTTTGACAGACATGAAATTCTGTATGAGTTCTTTCCAAGGTTAGAAACTCAAAAAGCATTGTTTAAAATCATAGATCAGTACAGAAAATAA
- a CDS encoding phosphosulfolactate synthase produces MNYTLSQVPERTLKPRVYGYTMAMDKGLSLREVEDFISVAGEYVDIVKLGWGTSFVTPNLQEKIKIYHDAQIPVYFGGTLFEAFAIRSQFDDYRKILDKYGVSFAEVSDGSVDMEHGQKCEYISKLAEQVTVLSEVGSKDAAKIMPPYKWIELMQAELEAGAWKVIGEAREGGNVGLFRSSGEVRSGLVEEILTKIPFEKIIWEAPQKEQQVWFIKLLGANVNVGNIAPNEVIPLETIRLGLRGDTFNHFLEQK; encoded by the coding sequence ATGAATTATACGCTAAGTCAGGTTCCTGAGCGGACACTGAAGCCCAGAGTTTATGGCTATACCATGGCAATGGACAAAGGTTTGAGTTTAAGAGAAGTAGAAGACTTTATTAGTGTAGCTGGTGAGTACGTAGATATAGTTAAACTCGGGTGGGGTACTTCTTTTGTCACCCCCAATTTACAGGAAAAAATCAAGATTTATCACGACGCTCAAATTCCAGTTTATTTTGGTGGCACCCTCTTTGAAGCATTTGCTATAAGAAGTCAGTTTGATGATTACCGTAAGATACTGGATAAGTACGGAGTATCATTTGCTGAAGTATCAGATGGCTCTGTAGATATGGAGCATGGACAAAAGTGTGAATATATCAGTAAGCTGGCAGAGCAGGTAACTGTACTTTCGGAAGTAGGCTCTAAAGATGCTGCCAAGATTATGCCTCCTTATAAATGGATAGAGTTAATGCAGGCAGAGTTGGAGGCTGGCGCCTGGAAAGTAATTGGTGAGGCTCGTGAGGGAGGTAATGTTGGCCTGTTTCGTTCCAGCGGAGAAGTCAGGTCAGGATTAGTAGAAGAAATATTGACCAAAATCCCTTTTGAAAAAATTATATGGGAGGCACCCCAAAAGGAGCAGCAGGTCTGGTTTATTAAGCTATTAGGGGCCAATGTGAATGTAGGAAATATTGCTCCTAACGAAGTTATTCCTCTGGAGACAATACGTTTAGGGCTGAGAGGCGATACCTTTAATCATTTTCTGGAACAGAAATAA
- a CDS encoding DUF368 domain-containing protein, whose translation MQRLRNYIQLFLKGVAMGGADVVPGVSGGTIAFITGIYGTLLDSIKSFNLEAIQLLLKFKIKPLWEHVNGSFLLTLLSGIALSIITLAQLIHIFLENYPIQLWSFFFGLVIIAAVSVSREIKNWSVGVIIAGGLGIVIAFIITLATPAETPTASWFVFLSGAVAICAMILPGISGSFILLILGKYAYILEAVNERDLGVIAIFGVGCIIGLLSFARIISWLLHKFHDVAVALLAGFMIGSLNKIWPWKEVVQTRVNSKGEEVPFITENVLPGEYLEATSMDPLLWQALLFMLLGIGIVVFLEQFATRRSRKITSAS comes from the coding sequence ATGCAAAGACTCAGAAATTATATACAGCTTTTCTTGAAAGGTGTAGCTATGGGCGGTGCCGATGTGGTGCCTGGCGTATCAGGCGGTACTATCGCATTTATCACAGGTATTTATGGCACCCTGCTTGACTCAATCAAGTCATTTAATCTGGAAGCCATACAGCTCTTGCTGAAGTTTAAAATCAAGCCATTGTGGGAGCATGTGAACGGAAGTTTTCTGCTTACACTGCTGAGTGGCATTGCGCTAAGCATTATTACCTTAGCCCAGCTAATTCATATTTTTCTGGAAAACTACCCTATTCAGTTATGGTCGTTTTTCTTTGGGCTGGTGATTATAGCAGCAGTATCGGTATCCAGGGAGATTAAAAATTGGAGTGTAGGCGTTATTATAGCAGGAGGACTAGGTATAGTGATAGCCTTTATCATCACCTTGGCTACTCCTGCCGAAACCCCCACTGCAAGTTGGTTTGTGTTCCTGTCAGGTGCAGTAGCCATCTGTGCAATGATATTGCCTGGCATCTCCGGAAGTTTTATCTTACTTATCTTAGGCAAGTATGCTTACATCCTGGAAGCAGTGAATGAAAGAGATTTGGGAGTAATTGCAATCTTTGGAGTAGGTTGTATTATAGGGCTTTTAAGCTTTGCCCGCATCATTTCGTGGTTACTTCACAAATTTCATGATGTAGCAGTAGCCCTCTTAGCAGGTTTTATGATAGGCTCCTTAAACAAAATATGGCCCTGGAAAGAAGTAGTACAGACAAGAGTTAACAGCAAAGGCGAAGAGGTTCCTTTTATTACCGAAAACGTATTGCCCGGAGAGTACTTAGAAGCAACATCAATGGACCCCTTGCTTTGGCAGGCGCTGCTTTTTATGCTGCTTGGCATAGGCATTGTCGTCTTTTTGGAGCAATTTGCTACCCGAAGGAGCCGCAAAATAACATCTGCATCATAA
- a CDS encoding AAA family ATPase, with the protein MDKATDEALKQEYQSKIQQVFTEVKKVVVGQEYMVNRLLIGLFTQGHILLEGVPGLAKTLTVNTLAKVLHLNFQRIQFTPDLLPADLIGTMIYNQQKANFEVKKGPIFANLILADEVNRSPAKVQSALLEAMQEKQVTIGETTYPLDRPFLVLATQNPVEQEGTYPLPEAQVDRFMMKVHVDYPSKENELEVMRRMSNMSFSGDLQSVLTKEDVFAIRDEINSVSISDSLEKYIVELVFATRFPGQYNMQDIASYIQFGASPRASINLNIAAKAIAFFDQRDYVLPEDIKEVAHDVFNHRILLNYEAEADGVSTSDIIKKILQKVPINR; encoded by the coding sequence ATGGATAAAGCAACTGACGAAGCACTTAAGCAAGAATATCAGAGCAAAATACAACAGGTTTTTACTGAAGTAAAAAAAGTAGTAGTAGGACAGGAGTATATGGTAAACCGTCTGCTGATTGGCTTATTTACGCAGGGGCATATTTTGCTGGAAGGTGTTCCTGGTCTTGCCAAGACGCTCACTGTAAATACCCTGGCTAAAGTGCTGCATCTTAATTTCCAGCGCATACAGTTCACTCCTGATCTCTTGCCTGCCGACCTGATCGGTACAATGATATATAACCAGCAGAAGGCTAATTTTGAGGTAAAGAAAGGCCCAATATTCGCCAATCTGATTCTGGCCGATGAGGTTAACCGCTCTCCTGCTAAGGTACAGTCAGCTTTGCTGGAAGCTATGCAGGAAAAGCAGGTAACCATCGGAGAGACTACTTATCCTCTGGATCGTCCCTTCTTGGTGCTGGCTACGCAAAACCCGGTAGAGCAGGAAGGAACCTATCCTTTGCCTGAAGCACAGGTAGACCGTTTTATGATGAAGGTACATGTAGACTACCCTTCTAAAGAAAATGAGCTGGAAGTGATGCGCCGTATGTCTAATATGTCATTTAGCGGCGATCTTCAATCTGTGCTTACCAAAGAAGATGTATTCGCCATTCGTGATGAAATCAATTCGGTAAGTATCTCTGATTCGCTGGAGAAATATATCGTTGAGCTGGTATTTGCTACCCGTTTTCCCGGGCAATACAATATGCAGGATATCGCTAGTTACATTCAGTTTGGCGCTTCTCCGCGAGCCAGTATCAATCTTAATATTGCTGCCAAAGCTATTGCCTTCTTTGACCAGCGCGATTATGTATTGCCGGAAGATATCAAAGAGGTAGCACATGATGTGTTTAACCACCGTATTCTGCTCAACTATGAGGCAGAAGCAGATGGTGTTAGTACTTCGGACATCATCAAGAAGATTCTTCAGAAAGTGCCTATCAACCGATAG
- a CDS encoding IPT/TIG domain-containing protein produces the protein MKKLSLTLLLTLGLMATFFTSCDDEDDPDPDTTPSITSTSPSSGPEGTTVTISGSNFGDSPSVSFGSTSATVSSSTTSSITTTVPSGLSVGDVDVTVTAGGETSNAVTFEVTEGDTEGPATVYITDDDLVAGETYEWTADNEYFLTGLVYVEDGAVLNIEEGTTVRFTAETGNDNTSALIISQGAQIQAVGTAENPIIFTSEADTVNAGLTPFDFGQWGGLILLGRAPTEKGGATSNIAIEGISSDESRGVYGGDQPDDNSGTLQYVSIRYSGVGIAANSEIQGLTLGGVGSGTTIDHVDIYSSGDDGVEIFGGTVDISHVSVAFATDDAFDFDEGWRGNGQFLFAIQLEGSDEAYDQVGEWDGANPDDASLFAAPNLFNATLIGPGQSATGAQRGLLLRDAFAGKLGNSIMEDFPGVALQVEDREGDENDSYGRLVTATADGYQLEILNNTFAVFGGATDLASLVEATSGEDEGYTAQTEAVVAELTNNNNVFSADAVLSGISRITDGGLDPRPAATTDATVTVPEGLEQVDYRGAFVPGEATWLSGWSTLSQLGYLVD, from the coding sequence ATGAAGAAATTATCGCTAACCCTACTATTAACCCTCGGCCTGATGGCCACATTTTTTACATCTTGTGATGATGAAGATGATCCGGATCCGGATACTACCCCATCCATCACCAGCACTTCTCCTAGCAGTGGACCAGAAGGAACGACTGTAACGATTTCAGGTTCTAATTTTGGGGATAGTCCAAGTGTAAGCTTTGGAAGCACCAGTGCTACAGTATCCAGTTCCACCACTAGTTCAATTACTACCACAGTTCCCAGTGGGTTATCTGTCGGTGATGTAGACGTAACTGTTACTGCCGGAGGTGAAACTTCTAATGCCGTTACTTTTGAAGTAACTGAAGGTGATACTGAAGGTCCTGCTACAGTATATATCACAGATGATGACCTGGTAGCTGGTGAAACGTATGAGTGGACAGCTGACAATGAGTATTTTCTGACTGGACTTGTGTATGTAGAAGATGGCGCGGTCCTGAATATTGAAGAAGGTACTACTGTACGCTTTACTGCAGAGACAGGTAATGACAATACCTCTGCACTAATTATTAGCCAGGGAGCTCAGATTCAGGCAGTGGGTACAGCAGAAAACCCAATCATATTTACTTCTGAAGCCGATACAGTTAATGCTGGTTTAACACCATTTGACTTCGGACAATGGGGTGGTTTGATTCTACTGGGACGTGCGCCTACAGAAAAAGGTGGGGCAACTTCTAACATAGCCATTGAAGGTATTTCATCGGATGAATCTCGTGGTGTGTATGGAGGCGACCAGCCGGATGACAACTCAGGTACGCTGCAATATGTATCTATTCGTTATAGCGGAGTAGGTATTGCTGCCAATAGTGAAATTCAGGGACTGACGCTGGGTGGAGTTGGAAGTGGTACAACCATTGACCATGTGGATATCTATTCCAGTGGAGATGATGGTGTAGAGATATTTGGAGGCACCGTAGATATCAGCCATGTGAGTGTAGCCTTTGCTACAGATGACGCCTTTGACTTTGACGAAGGCTGGAGAGGCAACGGACAGTTCTTGTTCGCTATTCAGCTAGAAGGAAGCGATGAAGCATATGATCAAGTTGGAGAGTGGGATGGAGCTAATCCAGATGATGCCAGTTTATTTGCCGCTCCTAACCTTTTCAATGCTACGCTAATTGGCCCTGGGCAAAGTGCTACAGGTGCTCAACGTGGGCTATTGCTTCGTGATGCTTTCGCAGGAAAGCTTGGAAATTCTATCATGGAAGATTTTCCGGGAGTTGCTCTTCAGGTGGAAGATCGTGAAGGAGATGAAAATGACTCTTACGGAAGATTGGTAACCGCTACTGCTGATGGATACCAGCTAGAGATACTTAATAACACTTTTGCAGTATTTGGAGGCGCAACTGACTTAGCCAGTTTGGTAGAGGCCACAAGTGGGGAAGATGAAGGTTACACCGCTCAAACTGAGGCTGTAGTGGCTGAATTAACAAATAACAACAATGTATTCTCTGCTGATGCCGTATTAAGCGGAATCAGCCGTATTACTGATGGCGGGCTTGATCCTCGTCCTGCTGCAACTACTGATGCTACAGTTACTGTTCCGGAAGGACTGGAGCAGGTTGACTATCGCGGCGCGTTTGTGCCTGGTGAAGCTACCTGGCTGTCTGGTTGGTCTACCCTGTCTCAGTTAGGATATTTAGTTGATTAA
- a CDS encoding TonB-dependent receptor, with product MKTNLISAFLICMIAGLQTVWAQSTGTVSGQIIDAQTGEELIGATVQLEGSSTGTVTDISGNYQLKLDPGTYTLVVSYVSYASQKIEGVEVIASQNQSLDVALQEENTELQEVVVTAQAIRDNDVALLKIQKNALAVQDGISSKEMAQLGSSNAAESIKQVTGASIEDGKYVVMRGLGDRYSISQLNGVTLPSTDPYRNSTSLDLIPSDVVENMVTVKTFTPDQPGNFTGGKVDITTKSLPEEFFFNFGLSATYNTKSSFINNFLTDGAEGELDFLGYDDGTRALPDAFTQHRERIGNPALAGGLERAGRAPANQEQRDIIEQTSNAFETPFLATQQSVPLNHGVDISVGNRTTLFGKNLGYSAAISYDKSYTFYDDGTYGLYFDAGTEELRNEQSYDVVNGDENTQLGGIISIAYQFSPNHEITLENLYNHDNLVNARTYNGYWQSFRGGTNFEDRIVSFQERELNNTQLRGRHFFKDFLNGAKLEWTAGYALSTQEEPDIRLAGFGVPGYNRGYSLNQSEIGILPSRIYRNLEDNQLNGKVDITIPLSQEQSDNQLKFGGYYSNKQRDFREDFVSIVSQNQNLYNPDFTTFSEAGEDDDISDFFALNNFGLVNTPESTGTGFYGFGNYYADQTFSGNIYEGTEEIWATYLMAAYNVTNSLKLIGGARVESTDFTAEASNGRTGGIEQLDVLPALSAIYKLNDNSNLRAAASQTLARPNLREISPFVSYSGISVPIYTGNPDLERTLVQNLDLRYEIYPNAGELFAVSVYYKNFDNPIVLQLTPTTTTPEIRPVNVDNGRVLGAEVEFRKSLGFISAALQNLRFSVNASFINSEADRTDEEKQVIANADRPNLEETRPFQGQSPYIVNAALFYTHPETGWESALSFNIWGERLAFATQALDPDVYDQTRPALNYTLSKRIGESYSIGFKAENLLNPKYEQAYDYSGKPVYQSYQLGRSFSLSVSYSIN from the coding sequence ATGAAAACAAATCTAATCAGTGCTTTCTTGATTTGCATGATTGCGGGCTTACAGACTGTATGGGCACAGAGTACAGGTACCGTAAGTGGACAGATCATAGATGCACAAACCGGTGAAGAATTAATTGGAGCCACCGTCCAGTTAGAAGGCTCCTCCACTGGAACAGTTACCGATATCAGTGGTAATTATCAGCTTAAATTAGATCCGGGTACTTATACCCTGGTAGTCAGCTATGTATCCTATGCCAGCCAAAAGATTGAAGGTGTAGAAGTAATAGCTAGTCAGAATCAATCGTTGGATGTTGCTCTTCAAGAAGAAAATACAGAGTTGCAGGAAGTAGTAGTCACTGCGCAGGCCATCAGAGATAATGATGTAGCATTGCTTAAAATACAAAAGAATGCCTTGGCAGTACAGGATGGAATCTCTTCCAAAGAAATGGCACAATTAGGTAGTTCTAATGCTGCGGAATCAATCAAGCAGGTAACAGGCGCCTCTATAGAAGATGGTAAATATGTAGTCATGCGAGGTTTGGGAGACCGTTATTCTATTTCTCAGCTTAATGGAGTGACCTTACCGAGTACCGACCCCTATCGTAACAGTACAAGCCTGGACCTGATTCCCTCAGATGTAGTAGAAAATATGGTGACTGTAAAAACATTTACGCCTGACCAACCCGGAAACTTTACCGGGGGTAAAGTAGATATTACGACCAAGTCACTACCTGAGGAGTTCTTTTTCAATTTTGGGCTTTCTGCCACATACAATACCAAATCATCATTTATCAACAACTTTCTTACTGATGGAGCTGAAGGAGAATTGGATTTTCTTGGCTACGATGATGGTACCCGTGCATTACCTGATGCATTTACCCAGCACCGCGAAAGAATTGGCAATCCTGCATTGGCAGGTGGCTTAGAGAGAGCCGGAAGAGCACCTGCCAATCAGGAACAAAGAGACATTATTGAACAAACCTCTAATGCTTTTGAAACGCCCTTTCTGGCAACCCAACAATCAGTACCTCTCAATCATGGGGTTGATATCTCAGTGGGGAATAGAACAACATTATTTGGAAAAAATTTAGGTTATAGCGCAGCAATCAGCTACGATAAGTCTTATACCTTTTATGATGATGGAACGTATGGCTTGTATTTTGACGCAGGTACAGAGGAATTACGAAATGAACAGTCTTATGATGTTGTGAATGGTGATGAAAATACCCAATTAGGAGGTATCATTAGCATTGCATATCAGTTTTCTCCTAATCATGAAATTACTTTAGAAAACCTCTATAACCATGACAACCTGGTAAATGCCCGCACCTATAATGGCTATTGGCAGTCTTTCCGGGGAGGTACCAACTTTGAAGACCGTATCGTTTCTTTCCAGGAAAGAGAATTAAATAATACCCAGCTACGAGGCAGACATTTCTTTAAGGATTTCCTTAACGGCGCGAAATTGGAGTGGACCGCAGGCTATGCCTTGTCCACGCAGGAAGAACCCGATATCAGACTGGCCGGTTTCGGTGTGCCTGGTTATAACAGAGGATACTCACTTAATCAATCGGAAATAGGTATTTTACCTTCCCGTATCTACAGAAATCTGGAAGACAACCAACTTAATGGTAAGGTAGATATTACTATCCCTCTTTCCCAGGAGCAAAGCGATAACCAGCTGAAGTTCGGAGGATATTACTCAAATAAACAAAGGGATTTTAGAGAGGACTTTGTTTCAATAGTCTCTCAAAATCAAAATTTATATAATCCTGATTTTACTACTTTCTCAGAGGCAGGAGAAGATGATGACATCTCAGATTTCTTCGCTTTAAATAATTTTGGGTTAGTCAACACCCCAGAAAGCACAGGTACAGGCTTTTACGGATTTGGAAATTACTATGCAGACCAGACTTTCTCGGGCAATATTTATGAAGGGACCGAAGAGATTTGGGCTACCTATCTGATGGCTGCTTATAATGTTACCAACAGCTTGAAGCTTATAGGTGGAGCGCGCGTAGAGTCTACAGATTTTACTGCAGAAGCATCTAATGGACGTACGGGTGGAATTGAGCAACTGGATGTTTTGCCGGCATTGAGCGCAATTTATAAGTTAAATGATAATTCAAATTTAAGAGCGGCGGCGAGCCAGACCTTGGCAAGACCTAATTTAAGAGAGATTTCCCCTTTTGTATCATACAGTGGTATTTCTGTTCCTATATATACTGGAAATCCTGATCTGGAGCGCACATTGGTCCAAAACCTGGATCTGCGCTATGAGATATACCCTAATGCAGGCGAACTATTCGCAGTGAGTGTATATTACAAAAACTTTGATAATCCTATCGTACTACAACTTACACCTACCACCACTACTCCGGAGATCCGTCCCGTAAATGTAGATAATGGTAGGGTACTTGGTGCGGAAGTTGAGTTTCGTAAATCACTCGGATTTATCTCTGCAGCTCTGCAAAACTTACGTTTTTCTGTAAATGCCAGTTTTATCAATTCTGAGGCTGATCGTACTGATGAAGAGAAACAGGTGATTGCTAATGCTGACAGGCCAAATCTTGAAGAGACTCGTCCTTTTCAAGGACAGTCACCTTATATCGTAAATGCAGCCTTGTTTTACACTCATCCGGAGACAGGATGGGAAAGTGCGCTGTCATTCAATATTTGGGGAGAAAGACTTGCTTTTGCTACTCAGGCGCTTGACCCAGATGTGTATGACCAGACTAGACCAGCCTTAAATTATACTTTGTCAAAGCGTATTGGTGAAAGCTACTCTATTGGTTTTAAAGCTGAAAATTTACTTAATCCAAAGTATGAGCAGGCTTATGATTATAGCGGTAAACCTGTATACCAGTCATATCAATTGGGTCGTTCCTTCTCACTAAGCGTTTCATATAGCATCAATTAA
- a CDS encoding TIGR01777 family oxidoreductase: MSKNVLITGGTGMIGSRLTPMLQEEGYEVSHLSRSRPDRSRSGRSQKENEPVKTYVWDIQKKEIEPEAVKQADYIIHLAGAGIADSRWTDSRKQIIVKSRTETTRLLHDTLAQLGEHKVKAFLSASGISIYGADTGSTEIYESSPKSDEFIADVVKQWEASVDEISRLNIRTVKLRTGVVLSMKGGALPKIVQPIKLGAGAPLGSGQQYMSWIHIDDICRMYIHALENETVEGVYNAVAPRPVTNKELTQTAAKILHRPLFLPNVPAFALRLAFGEMASIVLGGNKLSNQKIESTGFDFRYKRVEAALTDLLK, encoded by the coding sequence ATGAGCAAGAACGTACTCATTACCGGAGGTACAGGCATGATCGGCAGCAGGCTTACACCTATGTTACAGGAAGAAGGCTATGAGGTCAGTCACCTCAGCCGATCCCGACCGGATCGTTCCCGATCGGGTCGTTCCCAAAAAGAGAATGAGCCAGTAAAAACCTATGTGTGGGATATTCAGAAGAAAGAAATAGAACCCGAAGCTGTAAAACAAGCTGACTATATCATCCACCTGGCGGGGGCAGGGATTGCTGATAGCCGCTGGACAGATAGCCGTAAGCAAATTATTGTCAAAAGCCGTACTGAAACCACTCGCCTCCTGCACGATACTTTGGCCCAATTGGGAGAACATAAGGTAAAGGCTTTTTTATCTGCCTCAGGAATTTCTATTTATGGTGCTGATACCGGAAGTACAGAAATCTATGAAAGCAGTCCCAAAAGCGATGAGTTTATCGCAGATGTGGTGAAGCAATGGGAGGCTTCAGTAGATGAGATCTCCCGGCTCAACATCCGTACCGTAAAGCTCAGAACGGGTGTGGTCCTCAGTATGAAGGGGGGCGCGCTACCCAAGATTGTACAACCCATCAAATTGGGAGCGGGAGCACCGCTGGGTAGCGGTCAGCAGTATATGAGCTGGATTCATATAGACGATATCTGCCGTATGTATATACATGCGCTGGAAAACGAAACAGTAGAGGGTGTTTACAATGCTGTAGCCCCCCGCCCCGTTACTAACAAAGAACTCACACAAACCGCCGCTAAAATATTACACAGACCACTCTTCCTTCCCAATGTTCCCGCTTTTGCACTCAGGCTTGCTTTTGGCGAAATGGCATCAATTGTGTTAGGAGGTAATAAGCTCTCTAACCAAAAAATAGAAAGTACCGGATTTGACTTCAGGTATAAAAGAGTAGAAGCTGCGCTGACCGACCTTTTGAAGTAA
- a CDS encoding TIGR00730 family Rossman fold protein: MKSETDTNTNGSPKKLPEHIPSPGERIKKAFKERDWNEIKINDSWAVFKIMSEFVEGFESLAKIGPCVTIFGSARTQNDHPYYKTAEEIAAKLVRHGYGVITGGGPGIMEAGNKGARREEGKSVGINIILPFEQSSNIYIDPDKLITFDYFFVRKVMFVKYSQGFIVMPGGFGTLDELFEALTLIQTKKIGRFPIVLVGTDYWKGLLHWIEEMVLKQEQNISSVDMDLINLVDTPEEAVEVIDNFYSKYTLSPNF; this comes from the coding sequence ATGAAAAGTGAGACTGATACGAATACCAACGGATCGCCTAAGAAGTTACCTGAGCATATACCTAGTCCGGGAGAACGCATCAAGAAAGCATTTAAAGAACGCGACTGGAACGAGATCAAAATTAATGACTCCTGGGCAGTATTCAAGATCATGTCGGAGTTTGTGGAAGGTTTTGAAAGTCTGGCTAAGATAGGTCCCTGCGTGACCATATTTGGCTCGGCGCGTACACAAAATGATCATCCATACTACAAAACTGCAGAAGAAATAGCTGCCAAACTGGTAAGGCATGGCTACGGTGTGATCACCGGTGGAGGACCGGGCATTATGGAAGCCGGGAATAAAGGAGCAAGAAGGGAAGAAGGTAAATCGGTAGGTATCAATATTATTTTACCCTTTGAGCAGTCCAGTAATATTTATATTGATCCGGATAAACTGATCACTTTTGACTATTTTTTTGTTAGAAAAGTGATGTTCGTCAAATATTCTCAGGGATTTATCGTCATGCCCGGAGGATTTGGTACTTTAGATGAGCTTTTTGAAGCCTTGACGCTGATACAAACTAAAAAAATCGGTAGATTCCCGATTGTATTGGTCGGTACAGACTACTGGAAGGGACTTCTGCACTGGATAGAAGAGATGGTACTTAAGCAAGAGCAAAACATCAGCAGTGTAGATATGGATTTGATTAATCTCGTAGATACCCCTGAAGAAGCAGTAGAAGTGATCGATAATTTTTATTCAAAATATACTTTATCACCAAACTTCTAA